A stretch of Besnoitia besnoiti strain Bb-Ger1 chromosome V, whole genome shotgun sequence DNA encodes these proteins:
- a CDS encoding hypothetical protein (encoded by transcript BESB_060710), translating to MGVIMPPSTRHLLRRTAAFLGLAYFTVFVTTSCPQGEALSLPSPAPRFSPSPNRVGPLVLSPRAPRVGSIRSRARSGDRYTSEETTDFRHASSPLSANESQSVRAEEESFLRTSRLRAPAAAGEGELISFAEGAESDGAVATAAAAKSFSFSERLVGKPAEENTSGRAEEEKGSSREASASTAAPAERPQAVFLDDPKPRAFGIFHRVVSPSVSFHSRPLSPLISLLSPLHFLRALWAPTQFTAISADDADDKKTEEDEEADDEKPDEKDEAADKTGRSAAASAPEAKAAQPPHRLPAAFSVLLQEEGSGAPRVGAEKSFGFAATTTTTYSAPKTSSPSSGAAGKAVSKAEAVELEDERRVDADDDAARSSESEKEARQTGEESAAAAAQSEAETEKAEKKEKTEKGGEMKTELQEEETAEKAGEFNSEQAVAEKTEKADESKSEQGAEEKTAKGGEAKAEQPEEKSEKAEKGGESKAEQPEEKSEKAEKGGESKAEQPEEKSEKAEKGGESTAEQSEEKSEKAEKGGESKAEQPEEKSEKAEKGGESKAEQPEEKSEKAEKGGESKADQGKERVEESSAEVPDSPKASKMDLAVETGNSGESKDGVQPTAVSSPPKGAETGTTPSWEAKKKGDGGESRLENGSSSEDTSQVSAEEEAGGQQVKPHEPEDKETQKTATGHRRTATKDAKQASHPEASEDSSAKAAAEAAIPLKAGSGEGSQAKQSGVVTFTFCLRGHGECTPDEPETLGRISVYVDESLQLDMRDHDDWTLVGKAMNKWLKHHYFDGSEGKAFGWANALRGCVLDWAEPIGAFTPKWIMMKKKGYKPKKRQREMFLDFYTEDQKTGHRIASLVNCFHFLTSIDYFFVTSTKSVSSEVKRKRHSAHALILKSSADLDYDAFLEERRELADNLHPPPPAKRQPVKRQPEKSAPEWSALSLAFSMVQKRRSRAALATKLESSVRAA from the exons ATGGGAGTGATCATGCCTCCCTCGACAAGGCATCTTCTAAGGCGAAC GGCAGCTTTTCTCGGTCTCGCATACTTCACTGTCTTCGTCACAACGTCGTGCCCTCAGGGCGAGGCGCTAAGCTTGCCCTCTCCTGCCCCCAGGTTCTCTCCTAGCCCGAATCGGGTCGGTCCCTTGGTGCTTTCCCCACGAGCGCCACGCGTCGGATCCATCCGTTCGCGTGCCCGCTCTGGCGACAGATATACCTCGGAAGAGACAACTGACTTCCGGCATGCTTCGTCTCCCCTCTCAGCGAATGAATCGCAATCCgtccgcgccgaagaagagagctTTCTTCGAACCAGCCGACTgcgggcgccagccgcggccgGGGAGGGCGAGCTGATCAGCTttgcggagggcgcagagtCAGACGGGGCGGTGGcgaccgcggcagcggcgaagtccttttctttttctgaGCGGCTCGTGGGAAAGCCGGCAGAGGAAAACACGTCTGGcagggcggaggaagaaaagggtTCCAGTCGtgaggcgtcggcgtcgactgcagcgcccgcggagcgTCCGCAAGCGGTTTTTCTGGACGACCCAAAGCCCCGCGCATTCGGCATCTTCCACAGGGTCGTTTCGCCTTCTGTTTCCTTCCACAGCcggccgctctctcccttgATAAGTTTG CTGAGTCCACTGcacttcctccgcgccctgtGGGCTCCCACCCAGTTCACAGCGATATcggccgacgacgcggacgacaAGAAGaccgaggaagacgaggaagcagacgacgagaAGCCGGACGAAAAGGACGAAGCGGCTGAC AAGACTGGCCGATCAGCTGCTGCATCGGCGCCAGAGGCTaaagcggcgcagcctccccATCGACTCCCGGCGGCATTTTCTGTTTTGCTTCAGgaggaaggaagcggagCGCCGCGTGTGGGCGCCGAGAAGTCCTTTGGATTTGCCGCGACGACTACTACCACGTACTCTGCGCCGAAGACTTCTTCTCCATCCTCGGGCGCAGCCGGGAAAGCCGTGAGTAAGGCGGAGGCAGTGGagctggaagacgagaggcgcgtgGACGCTGACGAtgacgccgcccgcagcagcgagagtgagaaggaggcgcgacaGACAGGTGAGGagagcgctgcggcggcggcccagagcgaagccgagacggaaaaggcagagaaaaaagagaagactGAAAAAGGAGGCGAAATGAAAACTGAACTgcaagaggaggaaacggcTGAGAAGGCAGGCGAATTTAACTCTGAACAGGCAGTGGCAGAGAAGACTGAGAAGGCTGACGAATCAAAGTCGGAGCAgggagcggaggagaagaccgcgaagggaggcgaggcaaaGGCTGAACAGCCAGAGGAGAAGAGTGAGAAGGCTGAGAAGGGAGGCGAATCAAAGGCTGAACAGCCAGAGGAGAAGAGTGAGAAGGCTGAGAAGGGAGGCGAATCAAAGGCTGAACAGCCAGAGGAGAAGAGTGAGAAGGCTGAGAAGGGAGGCGAATCAACGGCTGAACAGTCAGAGGAGAAGAGTGAGAAGGCTGAGAAGGGAGGCGAATCAAAGGCTGAACAGCCAGAGGAGAAGAGTGAGAAGGCTGAGAAGGGAGGCGAATCAAAGGCTGAACAGCCAGAGGAGAAGAGTGAGAAGGCTGAGAAGGGAGGCGAATCAAAGGCTGATCAGGGCAAAGAACGCGTCGAGGAGTCATCAGCCGAAGTGCCTGACTCGCCGAAAGCGTCGAAAATGGATTTAGCAGTGGAGACTGGCAACTCAGGCGAATCAAAAGATGGAGTGCAGCCTACCGCTGTTTCCTCGCCTCCCAAGGGCGCGGAAACTGGGACGACGCCATCATGGGAAGCAAAGAAGaaaggcgacggaggcgagagtCGGCTAGAAAATGGGTCGTCTTCCGAGGATACGTCTCAGGTatctgcagaggaagaagcagggGGGCAGCAGGTGAAGCCTCACGAGCCTGAAGACAAGGAAACTCAGAAAACGGCGACAGGCCATCGCCGGACGGCAAcgaaggacgcgaagcaggcgtCACACCCGGAAGCATCCGAGGACTCTTCTGcgaaggcagctgcagaagccgcTATCCCGCTTAAGGCCGGGAGCGGCGAAGGCTCGCAAGCCAAGCAGTCGGGCGTTGTTACATTTACGTTCTGCCTTCGCGGCCACGGAGAGTGCACGCCAGACGAGCCAGAGACCCTGGGAAGGATCAGCGTGTACGTCGACGAGTCCCTGCAGCTGGATATGAGAGACCACGACGACTGGACACTCGTTGGCAAAGCCATGAATAAGTGGCTTAAGCACCACTACTTCGATGGGTCAGAGGGGAAGGCCTTTGGCTGGGCGAATgcgcttcgcggctgcgtcctcgACTGGGCGGAGCCGATAGGAGCGTTCACGCCCAAGTGGATCATGATGAAGAAAAAGGGGTATAAACCAAAgaaaaggcagagagagatgTTTCTCGACTTCTACACAGAG GACCAGAAGACGGGTCACCGCATTGCTTCGCTCGTGAACTGTTTCCACTTTCTCACAAGCATCGACTACTTCTTCGTAACGTCGACAAAGAGCGTCAGCAGCGAGGTGAAGCGGAAAAGGCACTCGGCGCATGCACTCATTCTGAAGTCCTCAGCCGACCTTGACTACGATGCTTTTCTGGAGGAGCGGAGAGAACTCGCCGACAACCTTCATCCGCCTCCACCTGCTAAACGGCAGCCTGTGAAAAGGCAGCCAGAGAAGTCAGCCCCAGAGTGGTCGGCTTTGTCTCTTGCGTTCTCAATGGTGCAGAAGCGAcgcagtcgcgcggcgctggcaaCAAAGCTTGAATCGTCTGTCAGGGCTGCGTAG